From the Actinomadura luzonensis genome, the window CCTCGCTTTCGCGCTGTTCCTGCTGATCGGGCTGGTCTGGGGGCGGGCCGCGACGGGCCTCGGCGACACCGCCAGCGAGCTGAACGCGCTCGGCCACCTCTACTGGATCACCCCGCTGAACCTGCTGCCGCTGCTGCTGCTGGTCGTGTTGTCGGTACGCAAGGTGCCGGCCACGCTGGCGCTCATGGCGGCGGCGATCTTCGCCGGCATCGTGGGGATCTTCACGCAGCCCGCCGTGATCCGCGCGTTCGTGGCCGAGCCCGCGCTGAACCCGGTCGCCGCCGGGATCAAGGCGATCTGGCGGGCCATGGCGAACGGGTTCGAGAAGAGCTCCGGCCTCGCCGACGTCGACCGGCTGCTGTCGCGCGGCGGGATGGACAGCATGTTGCCCACGCTGTGGCTGATCATCGGCGCGGTCACGTTCGGCACCGTGCTGGAGGAGTTCGGGCTGCTCAACCGGCTCATCGAGCCGATGGTGCGGGCGGCCAGGAGCACCGGCCGGCTGTTCGTGACGGTCTTCGCCAGCGCCTTCGGCCTCAACCTCATCGCCGGCGACCAGTACATCGCGCTGGTGCTGCCGTCACGGATCTATCGGGCGGAGTTCGCCCGGCGCGGCCTGGCGCCGACGAACCTGTCGCGGCTGGCCGCCGACAGCGGGACGGTCACCTCACCGCTGGTGCCCTGGAACTCCTGCGGGGCGTTCATGGCCGCCGTGCTGGGCGTGCCGACCCTCGCCTATCTGCCGTTCTGCTTCTTCAACCTCGCCAGCCCGCTGCTCAGCGTGGTGTACGGCATCACCGGCTTCCGGATCGAGCGCCTCCCGGCGGAGCTCGCCCCCGACATGGACGTGACGGGCCGGCCACCGTCGTGACCCAGACCGGCACGCACACCGAGGGCGCGCGGAAGATGTCGCTGCCGATCCTGACCGGGATGGTGGTCGGGTCGATGGTCGGCGCCGGCGTGTTCTCGCTGCCGCGCAACTTCGCCCAGGCCACCGGGGTGCTCGGCGCCGTCGGCGCGTGGC encodes:
- the nhaC gene encoding Na+/H+ antiporter NhaC, with the protein product MAVPKDGGQQDAGREARAPSSADLVIVLVTLVVLVGGSLALFGLDALDGPIQVALVLCALVAMLVVLKNGHRWEEVEASGQRALSSITSAVFILLAVGALIGTWNMSGTIPTLVYYGIQVLSPGWYYAAAALICGVVAMSIGSSWTTAATIGVGLVGIATMLEVSAPITAGAVISGAYLGDKLSPLSETTVLTAQMVRVNVYEHIKRQAWTSVPAFVLAFALFLLIGLVWGRAATGLGDTASELNALGHLYWITPLNLLPLLLLVVLSVRKVPATLALMAAAIFAGIVGIFTQPAVIRAFVAEPALNPVAAGIKAIWRAMANGFEKSSGLADVDRLLSRGGMDSMLPTLWLIIGAVTFGTVLEEFGLLNRLIEPMVRAARSTGRLFVTVFASAFGLNLIAGDQYIALVLPSRIYRAEFARRGLAPTNLSRLAADSGTVTSPLVPWNSCGAFMAAVLGVPTLAYLPFCFFNLASPLLSVVYGITGFRIERLPAELAPDMDVTGRPPS